One window of Triticum dicoccoides isolate Atlit2015 ecotype Zavitan chromosome 5A, WEW_v2.0, whole genome shotgun sequence genomic DNA carries:
- the LOC119298491 gene encoding flowering-promoting factor 1-like protein 5, with the protein MAAGGVWVFRKDGVMEQDASTTAKSKALVYMPANEPMRSLPALERRLGSLGWERYYENIAVVQLHRPDGGLDLITLPRDFARLRSTHMYDVVIKNRGHFRVVDHVY; encoded by the coding sequence ATGGCGGCGGGAGGCGTGTGGGTGTTCCGGAAGGACGGCGTGATGGAGCAGGACGCATCGACGACGGCGAAGAGCAAGGCGCTGGTGTACATGCCGGCCAACGAGCCGATGAGGTCGCTGCCGGCGCTGGAGCGGCGGCTGGGGTCGCTCGGGTGGGAGCGCTACTACGAGAACATCGCCGTGGTGCAGCTTCACAGGCCGGACGGCGGCCTCGACCTCATCACTCTCCCGCGCGACTTCGCCAGGCTGCGCTCCACCCACATGTACGACGTCGTCATCAAGAACCGAGGCCACTTCAGGGTCGTCGACCACGTCTACTAA